In the genome of Arachis stenosperma cultivar V10309 chromosome 2, arast.V10309.gnm1.PFL2, whole genome shotgun sequence, the window aaatattactttattctaaatatttattGCACTTGATAATTGCAATTTTTAGCcaattttcgttttttttttgagCTAAACTTAATTTGAATTACCTAATTGGCACAAATCTATGTTTATCCAACTATTTAATGAGCAATTAATAAGTGAAAACTTgaagtagttttttttttttttcaagaataaaGCTATAGGGGTGTTCATGCATCGGATCGTATCTGCAGATTCGAGATAAATATCTGCATCCGATCCGAAAACTGCAGATACGAGCAAATTGATCGGATCAGATCGCGGATATTTGCTCTACATTCGTGTATCCGATCTGCGGATCCACAGATCCacacaataataattaaaaaataaataaatatatatatgtttggtattatatttacttgtttgtatgtttagttagtaattattattcatatattgtattattttatttttgttattttgaaagagtttgattaaaaatattttaggaatAACTAAGTttaaaagtgagaaagaaatattttttttaaattttttacctAAAAGTATGAATAAAAAGTGCGGATATCATATCCGATCCGATGAAAATtatgcggatcggatcgaattTTCGGCCATATCCAATCCGATCTGATCCGCGTACACCCCTATAAAACTATACATCCAAGCAAAATACTTAACTAAGTTTAACCAAGTTGTTATTACAACTTTTTAAATCACGCTTTTCCTTCggtccttcttcttcttcttcttcttctttctcaatGTTATCTTCTTATTCTTTAAGTAATATTTTAACTGTTTGTTCAAATCTGAATCGAATTACTAAAATAAGAAGCAGAAACAGAAGCAGAAATTTAAAACAGATCATAGCGttcaaaacaatgaatgattcaagttcaaatcagttgaatgagagcgatttggatttttttttctcaatcaAATCAAGTGGATGAGGTTtggattattcaatttttaattgaatGGAATGGAATGGAGTCACTAAATCCAGTTGTTTGTGAACGTCATTTTTGGTTCATTTGATATTATACAACAGTTtcattttgataatatttttggtTCATTCGAGGCGGAGGTGTTTCTGAATTCAGTTTATATAATGGACAATTTTCGGTTTATTTGGTATTATACAACGGTTtcattttgataatattttcggTTTATTCGAGATGCAGGTGTTTATGAATtcgaatttatataatggacaattttttattcatttgatATTATACAATGATTTCGTTTTGATAACATTTTCGGTTTCGAAATTATTTAATAACGTCACTACAGAGAATCATAATCAATAAAGATGTTAGGTGATGAAAATAATGAAAGAGAAAgataatgaaaaaataaaagaagaagaagaagaagacacaGTAACCTACGTGCGCGAATTTGAAAGAAGaacgaggaggaggaggagaaagaggaggaggaggaaatgGAAAAGGAGACGAAGACGAAGAAGTTATCGCTGGTGTAATGAAAGtgatttttgttgaatttgagCCAACTTGATTGAAATTGGTTGCTAAAAATACTTGAATGTGTAGATGAACTGTTTCACAATATATTCGATAGGCTAAGGCAATCTTTGAATTTTCAATACTTAATTAAATAGATTAGTGAGTTGAGCACTCGACTAACCCAAATCGATAGAAATAACTAAAGTAATTTAAATCGTTGAATGTGTCCTCTATATGAAAATCATGTTCAATATGTCATGTgctattatttatttgtttttcaataataaaaagGCTTAGATTTATATTtggaaataaaaagaaaattttttaaaatttaaatcaaattattagaacaaaaaaaaggattttttaaataaattaattaaatctcATATTTACTTctatatgtatttttaaaattatttgtttttgtacTCTATTATTGATTTTGTCTTTTGTTATACTTTacttaaaataagacatcaCGTAAGATTTATGATGCACGGATTCTGACATGAATACGAGATATGATATGACATGGATATGAGGACAcgcaaattttaaaattttataagatttGGAGACATGtgcatacatataaaatataataaaatattttttagataaatcataatgatattttgatattttattgatattaaaatataaattaattttttaattatttttaatatcttattttaattatataaagtatttaaaaaatttttgttttaataaataataacatatactgtttctaaatttattttaagaatacatattaagaataagattaTACACGCTGACATGTGATAATATTTAGGTGTGTACAAATATATCATTAGTGGTTAAGCTTTTCAATGTAACTTTGTTATGACGTACTTCACAATTATATGTTACTTTTTATGTAACCTCGTCATTTACTTTAACCTAGTTaacaatttataataaataaagtttTTAACCTCGTTATGtaactttttaataaataaacatTTCGTTCCAAAAGTGCAACATGATAATCTCAAACAGAGTTATAGGAGAATAAAGCTAAATATGTAATAATAATACTGAACAGAATCATCTAAATATAAGATACGACACTGAATACAACTCTGAATACAACACTGAATATAATATCAACTACAACAGACTACTTCTTCGGCACCTTTTTCGAATACAAGGATGGGGTGTATTTGTCCGGAGGCGCAGTCTGTGTCCGTAAGTTATACTCAATAATGAGATCTTCAGGTCTAGTAAAATCACGAACCATTTTTTGTTTAAGCACCAAACGAACCTAAGCTTtctactcttcttcttcctcccacAAGCTTCCTCACACAACACTCTTCACTCTTCAGTAACTCCCTCACACAACACTTTCACTCTTCAGTAACTCTCCCCTTTGCGTTTTGCATTTTAAACACCCCCACAACACTCTTCTCCAACACGTGGCGTGCATGCAACTGGGAAGACTGCCAAACGCAACCTGCGTTTTGGCTTGGCTAGCTGCCAAACACAACTTCCGTTTTTGGACTTCTAACATGATCAATAAAGCAGGTTCGATCTGCATGCAGGGGACAGGGACACGTTTCGAGTCCTCAATCTACTTCCCTGCCAATCAGAAGCTACATTTTGCAGGTTGTTACAGCTTTCTGATTTTGGTTTTATGCAAAATGTATCCTGCATTTTGCAGGTAACTCAACTTTTTAGTTTTTGGTATGGTACATAACCTGCAAAATATATCCTGCGTTTTGTAGGTTACTAACTTCAACAGATTCATATCTGTGAAATACACGTCAAATCACAATATAGTTGCATATCTCCATTATATCTTccattcttaaattaatttctGTGATTCCTTCCTTATATATTTGAAtgaatttgtaaaaaaaaaaaaagtgtgacgttattaaaaaattgcaatatctattttttaaatcatattaAGATTACCTTTTAATTGACCTAAACCTTACGACAAAAAAGGTCTAAGCTTGTTGTAACGACATATCTCATTTGCATATGAAGTAAGTGACAAAAttgtattatatatttatctCATCTATATGTATACCTATTTATTTATAGTGAAAAATACGATAAGTAATAAAATGCAAAcataagttaattttaaaaatacatataaattaaaaatttaattatttatttaaaagaatCCAAGCATCAATTGATCATGTATTTACAAACAATAAAGACATAATTAACCGAAACATTTAtcaatgtttttatttttttttttattttttatttatttttgttaagatcAATGTTTCCGTTCACAGACAGAGTCCAAGCATACAAAATCCTTTGTGAAAACTGAAAAGCCAAGAATTATTTTCAAGTGAATGGCTGTCTTTGTTACACGCCACTTGCCACATATATCCTTTATTCCTTTAGACCACAATCTTTCACTATTTATTTAGACACAaactactctctctctctctctctctctctctctctctccaaaTTGCAATGGCAACTCTGCACTCTCTTGCATTGTCATCTCCACTCTCCAACTCTCTACACAATTCACGCTCAAGCACAGGTATAGTTACTTCATCCATTAAGCTTCActgtgattttattttattcttgtacTGTTCCTTTTATTTCATATCCATCAAGTGTGCAAATTATTAGGACTaccctttttcaattaagagtTATTAACTGAATTTGGACACTAATAATATCTGTGCTTGTATCATTTTATGAAATTTCACTAAATTATGCATGCCTCGGGACTTCAATTGATGGGTAGTAAGTACTAAGTAATGGTAGGTTCATCTAAAGTTCTACTCCTGAAATTCCATAGTTTCATTCAGATTAATTTTGTCGGGTTAAATGCTTATCGAATATGGATTCATTggttcatttatttatttataataaatagtTGACAAGTTACATTCAATAAGTAGGagatgcattttcttttttctgcTTTAGAACAACAAAACAATTTCTTAATAGGGAaaaagagggggggggggggttgaATGTTTAATCTCATTTGTGGTGGTTagttttttttacttttttccatCATCTCATTCTAGTAAGGGAATGAATGTATATCAATTCCTGCATTGAAAGGGAGACGAAAGTTAATAGGCATTGTATAAAACTGGATTAACTAAACTGAATTGAAACTGAACTACACTATTTTAGATAAACcagtatttttaaataaatatctaatctaaaattatagtttttataaaaaaatcagttttttatggtttggtttggtttaaAACCAAAATAAACTGGTTTATAATTTGAACGATATACTCCAAAAGCCCAAGCAACCCACTCCTAAAAGGCTAATGGACACAAACCTGCTCTGTCCTCTCCCACACTGTCGTCGCTCGCAGGCCAACCACTACGGCCGTCACTTAATCTATCATCTACTGCACATGtctattttaatatcaataattgCTATGGTAAATTGAATGTACTTTCATGAATGCACATACATTATTCATTGTTTCATTTATATTAGATGGTATCTGGATGCATTCTAAAGTTACGGATGGatgaaaaataagataattatATAAAGTTTCATCCGTTATTAAAGTGATGAAAAATTTGGTAGAATAGTATGTTTGGCTTTTGTGCCatagagagagaaggaagagagaagagagggggagaggGAGGGAGAGGAGAGGAGGtagagaggaaagagaaggagaaaggagagggagggagagagaagggggaaGAGAAAGGGattaaaaatgattttaataaataaattagtttaaCCTGGTGCACTACATTATAAACTGGTTTAATATAAACCAGTTTGCTATGAAAAAGTAGTTTGGTCAGTTTTTAAACTAGTTAAAATAGTTTGGTGCAGTTTTAGTTTTGTTTATGAAAAAAACTAAACCACGAACACCCCCTAGACATTGACATTAGGATGAAGAGGTAATTAATCCCCCTTCCTAACCATACGTCAAGAGGGAGGTTGGCTTACATAGCTCGAATCCTTTCGCCTCGCTCAAGTAAGTACAGTTAGGAATGCTGAGTGTTATGTTTGGCTAGTTGGCTGAAGGATGTTGTCCTGTTGTTAAGGTATCTCCCAAACAAGAAATTGTTGTCGAATGGTTAGTTCATTCATCCCCTTAAACAAGTGTCAGGGATTCGAATCCTGTCTTATGCATACAATAACCTATTAGCCAGCGACAAaaccttaaatggagctcaaaTCTTAGGCATTAGTCCTCAGCCGGTCGAGTCTCCCGTGggaaacaataaaaaaatagaaatcatGGTGGTAAGTGTTCTTGAAACAGCATTAAATGTGCTTCCCCCAAAACACATTGTTTTCGTAAAATATGTGATCTTCTTGAAGTCATGCTCAGGAGTGATGTATGTATTTTCCAAATTTTATAAGAAAAGGATGGTAAGTTTTGAATGAAGATGCACTTCATGAGCACAAGTTAGAAGTATTCAAATACTTAGAAGTGAGAATTTAACTACAATTACCAAACTAAGTAATCTAAGAAGTAATTGATGACAGAACTTGCAGTGTTTTAATTTGATCAAATATACAAAGTAATCTTAGAAGGTCCTCTGTCTTTGTTTATGCAGCTCCAACTTCAGCTGTTCATCGAAGCGTGCATTCGTCATTCAATGGTCAATCCTTAAACTTGCCACGGTTGAGGTTACCTAAGCTAACTACAAGTTCTCCGATGCGCATTCCGGTTGTCATGATGGTGAAACCTGCAATACAGTTCATCCAAGGAACTGATGAATTAACAATACCAGATGTAAGGCTCACCAAATCAAGGGATGGAACAAATGGCATGGCCATCTTCAAGTTTGATCAACCCTCAGTTTTTGATTCCTCCGGCGAAGTAGGTGACATCACCGGGCTATACCTGATCGACGAGGAAGGGGTCCTTCAGTCAGTCGATGTGAGTGctaaatttgtcaatggaaAGCCTTCTGGAATCGAAGCGAAGTATGTAATGCGGACTTCAAGGGAATGGGACAGATTCATGAGATTCATGGAGAGATACTCTAATGCAAACGGCTTGCAATTCATCAAAAAATGAGCTATTGTGCTAACTACCTTTTTTCCCATTCTTATTCTTTTGCCCTTTTGTCATGAAGTTTGATTTTctgtaataatatatatagtatgatAAATATGAGTGAATGCTGAATTGGCATGCATGTAACTTCTTTTGACCACCATGTTCTTGTAAAATTTTGCTTGTCCTGCTGCTTTTTTATGCTTCCCATGTACCCGTTTCTTATTGGCAATTTGGAAATCTCATTACTAACTTTGCATCTCATTATGTTTTTGAAGGTCAAGAAACATTGTCAAGTGATATAGTTAGTATATACACATAACACATTAATGCATCTTGGTTATTTTCTCAACAGggtaaattatattatatatgtgatagcttttttcttttccttttttattttgtggACAGTATGTgatatcttttttatttgttctaCACTTCTACtgctaacttttttttttggtaatggGTGACAGAGGTGTGTTATCCCATAATGCAAGCTTTGATGTTTTTCTCTAATAACCAACTAATCAAATAATCAAATTACAGAAAATGCATAATCTAGTTTCCATTACCAACACTGAGCAATATAACTCGGTCCTAAGGTCTATTTTATCGGGTTTGGATTTGTCATTTGTATCCGGTACTATTTTCGGATCAGGTTTGAGTTATACTTCGAGTTACCTGTTCGAagttattttttacaattaaaatatatattttagagtgaaagtaataatatcatattacatttttatacttcaattaatattttatatattatttttattttaaaataatttttgatataatataatataacatttattaaatttaatttttaaaagtaaaattttattattttaatatataaaatctACAAATGTGTATATACTAATTTTACCTTAGGTCGACTTAATTTAACCCGGTTTATTTCGGGTAACTTTAGAGTCGAGTCAAAATGAATTCGATTACTTTTTAAGGCTGGGACTGAGTTTACTCAAATCAGACCCGACCCATGAACACTCCGTAGACACAATAACTAATCAACATAACTATTATTAATCTACAATATTATCACTTTTATTgttactaaaaaattaaattacaaaataaatatttacatAATTAGAATGACTAAGATAATTAACAATGTGATCTTCGGGATAATTCGCATTCTTATTTTTTCAGTGACTTGGgaatattttctctttttggtagcaaatctctctcaaatacaatttttttcacCTGACTTTAGCTTTTGAAAGTGATATGAGATATCAGATTTTGAGTTTTAAAACGTTTATAGATAATAACTCACTTATGGGCTTGGATTTAAAAGAGTCAATATTTGTAAGCCCTAACCCTAATTAAACcccacaaaaaaattaaaacagggCTGGCCCTACAAGCCCTAGGCTCGACCTCTTCCTCCCTGAGACCTGCGCTGAACATCCTGACCCGGTGAAGACAAATTCGTGCGCTGAACGTGAATGCGGTGCTTCTCCTCCTCCCTGAAGCGGTGCTCCTCTTCCTCCCTGACCCCGTGACGCGGTTCTCTTCCTCCTATCAGCTATTCAGCTTGTTCCTGCTTCAGAGAGAGTGTGTTTCTGCTTCAGAGCTTCAAAGGTGACTTTCTTCtgcttctctccctctcttagAGTTTCTGTTTTTCTAGTTTGCTTATTTCTGCTTGATTTCAAAATGagatttttcaaattagttCAAATTAGTGTGTTTCTTCTTGATTCAGGGTACCCTATTCATAATGTCATAATGAAACcatcaaagaagaaaatgaatgTTGTCATTTACATTGCTTTTATTCTGAAGAAACCAATACGCTAACTGAATTCGGAATATTTAGTTTGCAAGTAGTAATGGAACCGAGTATTGTTGAACCTCCGTGGCATCTTGTAATTATGAAATTGCTTATCCATTTCTCTAGGTTTGTGCCTTCTTTTGATTGTAGGGAAAACGTTTTATTTTGAGAATCAAAAGAGATATAGGATTCTTTGATCAGTGGAAATTATTAAGTTAACTTTGGATTTTGAAGTCTTTTATGCAGATGGAATAATTTATGTGTTGATATTTTGGATCTATAAGGTTTGATTTATTCATTCTTTGTATAATTATATTCTCTTGAATGTCAAATTGGAGTTCCTTTGTTGTTTCTTGACTTCTTgggatggaaaaggcttgttcaGCTAGAGATTAAGGGGCAAAGACTAAAGACGAAAAGAAATTAAGGGTGGTGTAACATTTAATATTTAGGAACATATTTTGTTCTTATTTAGATCAGTTGATTATAAAGTGCAGTTTTGTGCAAAAGATTATAAAGTGGGttctttttttctcttgttCCTGCAATGAAGTTCTGAAATAGTGCTCTAAATAGTGGTTTGGGATTCACAAACAAGAAAATTGCATTTATGCCCTTTTCTCCGTCTCCTGAGTCTCAGTCTCTAGGGTTGCTCTTCCAACTGCAAAAGCGACATCCTGCAATGGAACCAGATGGTGTCGTTTCGAAGCCCTTCGCTGTCGTCGCTTGCGTTTCGATGGCGCTGCTCTACGTGGCGGTTCTCTACGCTCCGACGTTGCTCCTCCGCCTCCCTCCGCCTTCCTCATTCGAAGCCTACATGATCCGACGCTTCCTATGCGCCGTCGTTTCGAC includes:
- the LOC130960739 gene encoding photosystem II reaction center PSB28 protein, chloroplastic: MATLHSLALSSPLSNSLHNSRSSTAPTSAVHRSVHSSFNGQSLNLPRLRLPKLTTSSPMRIPVVMMVKPAIQFIQGTDELTIPDVRLTKSRDGTNGMAIFKFDQPSVFDSSGEVGDITGLYLIDEEGVLQSVDVSAKFVNGKPSGIEAKYVMRTSREWDRFMRFMERYSNANGLQFIKK